From Rhodothermales bacterium:
AGCCCGGTATTCCGCTCATAAGGCTCGCGGGTTTGTGCCCGCGGGCCTTGTCCGTTTCCTGCAGACCATGCTTCGCCAACCGGCTGGCGTGGCGACCTCCCAGTTATTCAACCGACCGGGCGAGGCGCTGGTGAGAGATCTTTCAATACGCATACAACTTCCACGTGCTGATGAGTACTGAATACCGGACTCCCGTGCTACCCGACGGCCGCAATTCTGACATTCTGGTCCATGTTGGCGGCCGCCTTGTGCCGAGGGAAGAGGCTGCCGTATCGGTCTTTGACAGCGTCGTACAGGGTGGCGATGCAGTCTGGGAAGGTCTTCGTGTCTACGAAGGCAAGATCGCCGAACTGAACGAACACCTTGATCGGCTTTTCGATTCAGCGCACGCGCTGGCGTTCCGCAACGTCCCGACCAGGGAAGCCGTCATGTCCGCCGTCTTTGAGACCCTGCGGGCTAACGGCATGCGCGACGGGTGCCATATTCGGCTTACACTGACGCGCGGAAAGAAGGTCACGTCGGGTATGGATCCGCGTAATAATCAATACGGCTGCACGCTGATTGTGCTGGCGGAGTGGAAGGCCCCGGTATACTCGAGCGATGGGATTCGGCTTGTCACCGCCGCGACCCGACGCAACACGCCGCAGATCCTTGACTCGAAGATTCACCACAATAACATTCTCAACAACATTGTGGCCAAGATCGAGGCGAACGTTGCCGGTGCGGACGATGCGATCATGCTCGACCTCAATGGCTTCGTCGCGGAGACCAACGCGACAAATGTATTCGTCGTTCGGCGCGGCCATCTCATCACCCCGACGGGGGACTCGTGTCTACCCGGGATTACGCGCGGTCTCGTCTTGAGGCTCGCACGTGCGCACGCGATTCCTGTCCAGGAGAGAAACGTATCACTGACCGAAGTCTATACGGCGGACGAGGTCTTTACGACTGGTACCATGGGCGAGCTATCGCCCGTGCTTGAGGTGGACGGACGGCAGATATTGAACCGATTCGACTCCCGCGTCACGAAGACTCTGCAGGCGCTTCATGCTGCATGGGTCCGTGAAAACGGATATCCCATCCCCGAATAGCGCGATACGTATCCCGACGTATCACACGGCCAAGTGCCGGTGCTCGTCGCGGGAGCCGGCCAGATACCATTTCGCCGCTCGATACGGCGATTTGCGCAAGTCCGTCAGCAGTCTGTGCCTGCAGCGTCGTCTTTAGTTCCGTCGCCGATATCCGATTCCTTGTAGTGATAGAGAGGCTTCTGTCACATCGCACGGTCGCACCACCCTCGGCACCGTACGGGATCGGCAGAAGCTTTGTTCAAGACGACATGAGCAAGCGATGTGTACAAAGAGGAGTCGGTTTTCCCGCCGACCTGACACATGGCTCGCGGTCACGTTGCTTCTGGTAGTTCAGTCCGTCAATGCGCAAAGCATGACGGAGGGAGAGTTGCACTCCGTCGGGCCCGAAACGGAATCAGTCTGCGCACTTGCCCCGGTCATGCATGACACGGGAGTTCGCTACGTAGCACACGAATCCAGACACTTCAAAACGCTGGAGCCCACATCGACGTTCTCTGTCACGTTCCTGGATGAGGATCCGGCAGAACCATGGCCCGTCGCCGCAAGAGCAGCTGTCGAATACGCAAAAGGTATCTGGGAGACGGTCATTGTATCTCCACAAGAAATCCGCGTAAATGCATATTGGGCGGATCGCGGTGGATGTACGGATGCGCCCGTCACCCTTGGCAGCGCCGGAGCCCGAGCTCTCCACCGTGATTTCGGAGCCTTCCCGCACTCGAATACATGGTACGTGGATGCGCTGGCCGACGTCCTGAGCGGTCTGGATATGGGCGGATCCACTCAACCTGATATCCGCGTGTATCTCAACAGGGATTGCGACGACCCGGACGCATCGACACACTGGTACTTCGGGACAGACGGCAGCCCGCCGGCGGGGACCATCGATCTCGTGAGCGTTGTCCTTCACGAACTGGGACATGGTCTTGGAGTGTCGGGAGCCGGTCGAGTCACGTCAGGCACCGGGACCGTCCGCTACAGCACACGGCCCTACGCCTATGATCGCTTTACGGTTGACGGATCCATGCCGTACACCGGGCTGATGTCCTATCCGGACTTTTCGGTCGAACTCGGTGCGGCCCTCCAGTCCGGAAGCGGAGGCGTCCTGTACGGCGGGTCCAGCGCAACGTCCGCCAACGGCGGCGAGTCGCCTAGCCTGTATACACCGACGACCTGGAAGGGTGGCTCGAGCTATTCGCATCTTGACGAACAAACCTACAACAACACGACGAACGCGCTCATGACGCCGATGCTGAGCACGATGGAAGCAAACCATGTTATAGGTCCCGTGACGTGCGGCGTATTGGAGGATATGGGATGGACGGTCTCAATGAGCAACTGCGATCTCAGTCTTCCGGTTGAGCTCACAGATTTTCGGGCAGTCGTCGATGGAGCAGACGTCGTGCTCAAATGGGAGACGGCCTCTGAAAGTGACAATGCGGGCTTCGAAATCGAGAGCCGGAGCACGAACGACCGATTCGTGACGGTCGGATACGTGCCAGGGGCGGGACATTCTGTTGAACAGACGACCTACGAGACAAGGATCCCGGATCCGGGCGCCGGTACCCACGCGTTCAGACTGCGCCAGGTGGATCTGGACGGCCGCTCCACGTATAGTCCGGTCGTCGAAATCACGGTAGAGATGGCTGCGATGTTTGAACTCACGGCTGCGTATCCCAATCCGTTCAATCCTTCAACCCGGTTCTCACTTGCCGTCCAGAAATCGCAGAACGTGCGGGTGGATGTGATCGACATGCTGGGTCGCACGGTTGCTACACTGTTCGACGGCTCAGTAGTGGCTGGAGAACGTCATGATCTGCACTTCGAGGCGATTGATCTGCCGAGCGGTGTTTACGTGTATCGTGCGTTGGGAGAGAGCTTTGCGGCTAGCCGCACCATGATGTTGATGAAGTAGCGGCCTCAGGATCCGTGACGGGCGACAGGTACCGGCTGTGGGCCGCCACCGCCTCGCTTCGCCCTTGCATTTTCTATATCTTTCTATCTTCATCGCACCCGTACTACGGCCTCGCATCACGCGATAGCCACCACCCGACTCCGACCATCAGAACTCGATCATAATTTCCTCGTGTCGGTGTCAGGAACGTTCCAGGTTTACGACCCTTTCCAATCCGAACACGTTGCAGATCGGCGCGTCGACGTATGGCTTCCGCCGGGCTATCGCGAATCGGCTGGAAGACGCTATCCGGTCATCTACGCTCACGACGGTCAGAACCTGTTTGATGAAGCAACCGCCTTCGTCGGGGTTGACTGGGGCATTGACGAAGCGATCATGCGGTTGATGTCAGAAGACGTACGGTATGGAGCGATCGTGGTGGGAATCTGGAACACGAGCTCACGAATCCAGGAGTTTATGCCGCAGAAGCCGCTTCAGCTCCCCAACAACGACAGGATCAGGCATCGATTTTCCGACCGGTATGGCGGCGAACCTGTCTCCGACGCTTACCTGAAGTTTATTGTCGACGAATTGAAGCCCATGGTGGATCGCGATTTTCGGACGGAGCGCGGTCCGGATTCCACTCTGATTCTCGGGTCAAGCATGGGTGGACTGGTGTCGCTCTACGGTATCTGCGAGTATCCGGATGTGTTCGGAACTGCCGTTTGCATGTCAACGAGCTGGACCGTCGGAGGAAAACCGACGCTCGCCTTCCTCCGCAGCGGCATTCCGGCTCCCGGGAAAAACGTCATATATTTCGACCACGGGAATGAAGCGCAGATTGGAGCGTATGAGAAGTTGCAGCACGCAGTCGACATATTATTCGCGACGTCGGGCTATCGACGAGATGTAGATTTTATGAGTCTGAGATTTGACGGTGCAGACCACTCCGAAGTGGCCTGGCGCGACCGGGTGGCGGTGCCGCTGAGATTTGCCCTGAGACCCGGACGTCGATCGCTGCTGCATCCGAAACAGGGGCTGTTTGCAGGTGCACAGCAAGATGAATGGAGGCGCGATGATTTCGAACATTGACAACGCCAGTTATCGATTGGTAATCTATGGCCTGCTGTGCATGCTTCTGGTTTCGTGCGGCAGTAAGACGCAGGCCCAATATCAGGAAGCGGTGGCGTTTCCGGGTCTCTCATTCTCGCGTCCGGTCGATCTGCAGGTCCCCGCCGACGGAACCGGGAGGATCTTTGTGGTTGAGCAGCGAGGTGTCATTCGCGTTTTCGAGAATGTAGAGGCCGTCCAGGACGCTCCGATCTTCCTCGACATTGACATGCGAGTCGATGGCTCGGGCAACGAGGAAGGTCTGCTGGGCCTCGCGTTTCATCCGGAGTACGCCACGAACGGATTCTTCTACGTGAACTACACGGCGAATGAACCCAACCGCACAGTTGTGTCTCGCTTTTCCGTCAGCGCGACGGATGCCAACGAAGCGGATCCGAACTCAGAACTGGTGCTGCTCTCGTTTGCCCAGCCGTACTCCAATCACAATGGAGGACAGCTTCAGTTTGGACCAGACGGGATGCTCTATGTCGCCGTCGGCGATGGCGGATCGGGAGGAGATCCACAGGGCCACGGGCAGAATCGCTCAACGCTTCTTGGATCCATCTTGCGTATCGATGTTGACCAGCCGTCGGACGGCCTGAATTATGGAATTCCGCCCGACAACCCTTTTGTCGGTAACGGCGAGGGCTATCGCGAAGAGATTTTCGCGTACGGTCTCCGGAATCCATGGCGTTTCAGTTTCGACTCGGAGACGGACCGGCTATGGACGGGAGACGTCGGACAGAACGCTTTTGAAGAGATCAGCATTATCGAATCGGGCGGCAACTACGGCTGGAACATCATGGAGGGGTTCTCCTGCTACGGCTCGTCGAACTGTAACCAGGACGGGCTCGAACTGCCAGTCCATGCATACCCTCACAGTAACAGTAACAACTCGGTGTCGGGCGGGTACGTGTACCGTGGCTCGATGATGCCGTCCCTTTTTGGAAAGTACGTGTACGCTGATTTTGTCTCGGGGCGCATCTGGGCCCTTTCTGAGGCTCAGGGAGTGTATTCCAACGAATTGCTCCTCGACACGTCCTTCGGTATTTCGTCTTTCGGTGTGGATGGAAACGGTGAATTGCTTATTTGCGGGTTCGACGGCAAGATCCACAAGCTGCTGTCAATCTCGACATCTGTCGAAAGCCCGCTGGATCCAATGGGAGCGCTGATGTCGCCCGGATACCCCAATCCCTTCAGCGCCGTTGTGCATCTGCCGTTCGAAATTGAGAAGTCCACACGGGTGGCAATAACGATTCATGACGTGCTTGGCCGACGTGTCGGGAGCCTGCTCGACCGGATCGTTGGGCCCGGTCAGCACACGGTATCATGGGCGGGCCTTGACGATGCCGGTTCGCTCCTTTCATCGGGACTGTACCTGGTCCGGCTCCGGAGCGAATACGCCGTCAGCACGTCCGCTGTAGTGTTTCAACCTTTGTAGATCCTAGATCTGAGCGAATTGACATGACTGATTACAAGAACCTGCTGCTACCTGCCGCTTTGTCGGTGATCCTGATTGCTGGTTGTGCCGGCGACGGGCTACAGACGGGCAAGTCAAGTATAACGGAAGCCGACTTGATCGAGGATATCACGGTACTGGCCTCGGATGATTTTGAGGGTCGTTTTCCAGGTACTCCTGGCGGCGAAAAGACGGAGCAGTATCTCAAGCAGGAATTTGAGAAGCTGGGCCTCAAGCCGGGCAACGGAGCCTCTTTTTTCCAGGATGTTCCGCTCGTCGAAATCACCGCAGACCCGTCGGCCGACCTGGTTGTGTCAGGAAGCGGTCGGATTCGAAGCTTTGAGTATGGTCGCGAATTTGTGGGTGGATCGCGCCGCGTGGTCGAGTCCGTAAACGTGGACCAATCTGATCTCGTGTTTGTCGGCTACGGAATTGTGGCACCGGAGTACGACTGGGATGATTACGCGGGTACGGATGCCACCGGCAAGACGGTCGTCATGCTGGTCAACGATCCCGGATTCGCGACTCAGGATCCCGAGTTCTTCGGCGGCAACGCCATGACGTACTATGGACGGTGGACGTACAAGTTCGAGGAGGCGGCAAGACACGGTGCTGCCGGGGCAATAATCATTCACGAAACGACAGCAGCCGGCTATCCGTGGGGAGTAGTGCAGAACGGCTGGACGGGTCCGCAGTCGGACCTCGTGCGGGATGACAACAACATGTCGCGATGTGCCGTCGAGGGCTGGATTCAGGAGAGTGGGGCCCGCACGCTCTTCGAGATGGCCGGGAAGTCCTATGAATCGCTGCTCCAGCAGGCTGCTACGAAGGAGTTTCGAGCCGTACCGCTCGGTCTGAGTGCGTCTGTAAGTATTGAGAACTCGATCCGCCGCTCCTCCGGGAATAATGTCCTCGCGCTCGTCGAAGGCAGCAAGCGTCCAGAGGAGGTCATCATCTACATGGGGCACTGGGATCATCTCGGAAAGGACGAGGCGCTGGAGGGTGACCAGATCTACAACGGCGCTCGTGACAACGCAATGGGCACTGCCGCATTGATCGAGTTGGCCGAAGCGTTCAAGTCGATGCCGTCGCAACCAGAACGGTCCATCCTTTTTCTCGCTGTTACGGCGGAGGAGCAGGGACTCCTGGGATCCGCCTACTACGCCGCCAACCCTGTATACCCGCTTGACAAAACAGTTGCTGCGATCAACATCGATGCTGCCGGCATCTGGGGAAGAACACGGGACGTCACGATTGTAGGACTGGGTAATTCTGATCTGGACAGCTACATCACGCGGGCAGTCCAGAATCAGGGCCGAGAGGTAAAACCAGAGGCTGAAGTGGAAAAGGGTTTCTATTTCAGAAGTGATCAGTTCAGTTTCGCGAAGGCAGGTGTGCCCTCACTTTATATCGACAACGGCAACGATAGTGTGGAGCATGGACTGGAGTGGGGCCTTCAGCAGTCGGCAGACTGGACCGCAAAACACTATCACCAGCCCAGCGACGAATACAACGACACCTGGGACCTATCCGGCTTCGTCGAAAACCTGCAGGCTGTTCTTGAAGTCGGTTACGTACTGGCTGGCGAAACGTCATTTCCCGAGTGGTCCGAGCGATCCGCGTTCCGGTCAATACGCGAGGGATACATGACCTCGGGTGAATGACGATTGGTTCAGATCCCATGCTCGTCCGAAATCGTGAGCGCATAGTCTACTAGCCGGACCGTGCTGCGTGCCGTAGGGTACGCGCTTAGTACCGTCTGGCATCAAAGGCGCGGTCATTCCATCGTGGCGCCGTAGCCTTCATTCGTTCGCCCTCCCTTCGGCCTTACGGCGCATCGCAGCGAGTCGAGCAGAGGCACCTTGTTGGTTGGAGTGGTTTGCATGATCGGTGACATAGTTGACCTTGTGAACCGAACCGACAGGTATCTCGATCTTGCCTCGTTGTGATGCGGGAGGCGCGAACAAATCTGCCTAGTGGATGATGACGGGTCTGGTGATCAGCCGATTCCGGCTGCGCACTACTACGAAGGCCATCCCGGCCGGCAGCCCGCTCAAATCGAGATCGAAAGTTCTTCGGGATGCCTGCGGTATGGTTCCGCTGAACACATTCCGAAGCACGCGGCCGCCGATATCGTAGATGTCGACATCCAGTTCGCTGTCGCGGTCAACGGTAACGTGAAACGCGGTACGCCCGGACGTGGGATTTGGGAACGGCTGGGAGACATCCATCCACCTGCTCACATGAACCGTGGTTTCAGCTCGACCGACAATCGATTCCGTTCCGTCGGCGTGCATACTGACCAACTCGAACCGGTATCGTCCGGCCGGGCTGTCTTCGAGTTCCACCCGATACTCGCCAGCCCCCTCGTTCTCGGGTCTGGCGGCAACCCTGGCTACTATGGCGCGATCACGATCGTCGAGGCGTCGGATTCGGAATTCGACAATGCCGAAATGCCCTGTTGCGGTCCAACGCACTACGATGCGGTCGCTACTGCTAACAACCTCAAATGACTCGATTTCGATTGGCAGCGCTACGGGCGGCTCGCCTGGTGTGTCGAAGCCGCTCACGGGGTCGCCTGGTCCCATGCGCCAACCGCCGTCCCGATACACGTGGGCCGGACTAGAACTCCCGTCGGGCCCGATAGATGTTGCACAGTACGTCAGGTCGCCTGCGTCTGCGGAGTCGAGGATTGCCAGGCAGTCAACGTCATCCGTCCAGGGCTGATGATCGAGGTCCCCATCATCGTCGATGTCGAGATCTTCACCCACCGATCCGCTGAATCCGGTCACAATCATGTGCGTGACGTTGTCACTGTTTTCGAAGTTCAAGGTGGCGACAAGGTCGGGTGTCGGAGCCAGCGAGAAGCCGCTCTCCGCTACCAGTCCGAATCCATTCTCCGGAATCGTCAGATTGTCGAGGGCAAGCGCCATCTCCACCACGCCGCTGCCACCGGTGCCGTCACCGATGACCAGGTATGTTTGATCTACCAGCTTCAATCCCGGAGGCCCTGCGAGCTCGAAATACTCGTCCGTATCCGG
This genomic window contains:
- a CDS encoding aminotransferase IV, encoding MSTEYRTPVLPDGRNSDILVHVGGRLVPREEAAVSVFDSVVQGGDAVWEGLRVYEGKIAELNEHLDRLFDSAHALAFRNVPTREAVMSAVFETLRANGMRDGCHIRLTLTRGKKVTSGMDPRNNQYGCTLIVLAEWKAPVYSSDGIRLVTAATRRNTPQILDSKIHHNNILNNIVAKIEANVAGADDAIMLDLNGFVAETNATNVFVVRRGHLITPTGDSCLPGITRGLVLRLARAHAIPVQERNVSLTEVYTADEVFTTGTMGELSPVLEVDGRQILNRFDSRVTKTLQALHAAWVRENGYPIPE
- a CDS encoding T9SS type A sorting domain-containing protein translates to MCTKRSRFSRRPDTWLAVTLLLVVQSVNAQSMTEGELHSVGPETESVCALAPVMHDTGVRYVAHESRHFKTLEPTSTFSVTFLDEDPAEPWPVAARAAVEYAKGIWETVIVSPQEIRVNAYWADRGGCTDAPVTLGSAGARALHRDFGAFPHSNTWYVDALADVLSGLDMGGSTQPDIRVYLNRDCDDPDASTHWYFGTDGSPPAGTIDLVSVVLHELGHGLGVSGAGRVTSGTGTVRYSTRPYAYDRFTVDGSMPYTGLMSYPDFSVELGAALQSGSGGVLYGGSSATSANGGESPSLYTPTTWKGGSSYSHLDEQTYNNTTNALMTPMLSTMEANHVIGPVTCGVLEDMGWTVSMSNCDLSLPVELTDFRAVVDGADVVLKWETASESDNAGFEIESRSTNDRFVTVGYVPGAGHSVEQTTYETRIPDPGAGTHAFRLRQVDLDGRSTYSPVVEITVEMAAMFELTAAYPNPFNPSTRFSLAVQKSQNVRVDVIDMLGRTVATLFDGSVVAGERHDLHFEAIDLPSGVYVYRALGESFAASRTMMLMK
- a CDS encoding alpha/beta hydrolase — encoded protein: MSGTFQVYDPFQSEHVADRRVDVWLPPGYRESAGRRYPVIYAHDGQNLFDEATAFVGVDWGIDEAIMRLMSEDVRYGAIVVGIWNTSSRIQEFMPQKPLQLPNNDRIRHRFSDRYGGEPVSDAYLKFIVDELKPMVDRDFRTERGPDSTLILGSSMGGLVSLYGICEYPDVFGTAVCMSTSWTVGGKPTLAFLRSGIPAPGKNVIYFDHGNEAQIGAYEKLQHAVDILFATSGYRRDVDFMSLRFDGADHSEVAWRDRVAVPLRFALRPGRRSLLHPKQGLFAGAQQDEWRRDDFEH
- a CDS encoding T9SS type A sorting domain-containing protein, producing MISNIDNASYRLVIYGLLCMLLVSCGSKTQAQYQEAVAFPGLSFSRPVDLQVPADGTGRIFVVEQRGVIRVFENVEAVQDAPIFLDIDMRVDGSGNEEGLLGLAFHPEYATNGFFYVNYTANEPNRTVVSRFSVSATDANEADPNSELVLLSFAQPYSNHNGGQLQFGPDGMLYVAVGDGGSGGDPQGHGQNRSTLLGSILRIDVDQPSDGLNYGIPPDNPFVGNGEGYREEIFAYGLRNPWRFSFDSETDRLWTGDVGQNAFEEISIIESGGNYGWNIMEGFSCYGSSNCNQDGLELPVHAYPHSNSNNSVSGGYVYRGSMMPSLFGKYVYADFVSGRIWALSEAQGVYSNELLLDTSFGISSFGVDGNGELLICGFDGKIHKLLSISTSVESPLDPMGALMSPGYPNPFSAVVHLPFEIEKSTRVAITIHDVLGRRVGSLLDRIVGPGQHTVSWAGLDDAGSLLSSGLYLVRLRSEYAVSTSAVVFQPL
- a CDS encoding M28 family peptidase, yielding MTDYKNLLLPAALSVILIAGCAGDGLQTGKSSITEADLIEDITVLASDDFEGRFPGTPGGEKTEQYLKQEFEKLGLKPGNGASFFQDVPLVEITADPSADLVVSGSGRIRSFEYGREFVGGSRRVVESVNVDQSDLVFVGYGIVAPEYDWDDYAGTDATGKTVVMLVNDPGFATQDPEFFGGNAMTYYGRWTYKFEEAARHGAAGAIIIHETTAAGYPWGVVQNGWTGPQSDLVRDDNNMSRCAVEGWIQESGARTLFEMAGKSYESLLQQAATKEFRAVPLGLSASVSIENSIRRSSGNNVLALVEGSKRPEEVIIYMGHWDHLGKDEALEGDQIYNGARDNAMGTAALIELAEAFKSMPSQPERSILFLAVTAEEQGLLGSAYYAANPVYPLDKTVAAINIDAAGIWGRTRDVTIVGLGNSDLDSYITRAVQNQGREVKPEAEVEKGFYFRSDQFSFAKAGVPSLYIDNGNDSVEHGLEWGLQQSADWTAKHYHQPSDEYNDTWDLSGFVENLQAVLEVGYVLAGETSFPEWSERSAFRSIREGYMTSGE
- a CDS encoding T9SS type A sorting domain-containing protein; this encodes MLRSAGALAVLMFITDNASGQVSLSEIRVDQPGPDTDEYFELAGPPGLKLVDQTYLVIGDGTGGSGVVEMALALDNLTIPENGFGLVAESGFSLAPTPDLVATLNFENSDNVTHMIVTGFSGSVGEDLDIDDDGDLDHQPWTDDVDCLAILDSADAGDLTYCATSIGPDGSSSPAHVYRDGGWRMGPGDPVSGFDTPGEPPVALPIEIESFEVVSSSDRIVVRWTATGHFGIVEFRIRRLDDRDRAIVARVAARPENEGAGEYRVELEDSPAGRYRFELVSMHADGTESIVGRAETTVHVSRWMDVSQPFPNPTSGRTAFHVTVDRDSELDVDIYDIGGRVLRNVFSGTIPQASRRTFDLDLSGLPAGMAFVVVRSRNRLITRPVIIH